One segment of Paraburkholderia caribensis DNA contains the following:
- the ilvD gene encoding dihydroxy-acid dehydratase translates to MPAYRSKTSTAGRNMAGARSLWRATGMKDEDFSKPIIAVVNSFTQFVPGHVHLKDLGQLVAREIEAAGGVAKEFNTIAVDDGIAMGHDGMLYSLPSRDIIADSVEYMVNAHCADAMVCISNCDKITPGMLMAAMRLNIPVIFVSGGPMEAGKTRLANPKTGTIEFKKLDLVDAMVIAADQSYSDADVAEVERSACPTCGSCSGMFTANSMNCLTEALGLSLPGNGTVVATHADREQLFRRAGRRVVELARQYYENEDARVLPRSVGFKAFENAMTLDIAMGGSTNTILHLLAIAREAEIDFTMTDIDRLSRIVPQLCKVAPNTNKYHIEDVHRAGGIMAILGELDRAGKLHTDVPTVHAATLKDALSQWDIALTDDEAVKTFYMAGPAGIPTQVAFSQNTRWPSLDLDRAEGCIRSYEHAFSKEGGLAVLTGNIARDGCVVKTAGVDESILVFEGSAHVTESQDEAVENILNDKVKAGDIVIVRYEGPKGGPGMQEMLYPTSYIKSKGLGKACALLTDGRFSGGTSGLSIGHCSPEAAAGGAIGLVRDGDRIRIDIPNRTIDVLLSDEELARRREEQNAKGWKPAKPRPRKVSAALKAYAKLVMSADKGAVRDLSLLED, encoded by the coding sequence ATGCCCGCATACCGTTCCAAAACCTCCACCGCCGGCCGCAACATGGCTGGGGCGCGCTCGCTGTGGCGCGCCACCGGCATGAAAGACGAAGACTTCTCGAAGCCGATCATCGCGGTGGTCAATTCGTTCACCCAGTTCGTGCCGGGTCACGTGCACCTGAAGGACCTGGGCCAACTCGTCGCGCGTGAAATCGAAGCCGCGGGCGGCGTAGCCAAGGAATTCAACACCATCGCCGTCGACGACGGCATTGCAATGGGTCACGACGGCATGCTGTATTCGCTGCCGAGCCGCGACATTATCGCGGACTCCGTCGAATACATGGTCAACGCGCACTGTGCCGACGCGATGGTGTGCATCTCCAATTGCGACAAGATCACCCCGGGCATGCTGATGGCCGCGATGCGGCTGAACATTCCCGTGATCTTCGTGTCCGGCGGCCCGATGGAAGCGGGCAAGACGCGCCTAGCGAATCCGAAGACGGGCACCATCGAGTTCAAGAAGCTCGACCTGGTAGACGCGATGGTGATCGCGGCCGACCAGTCCTATTCGGACGCCGACGTGGCCGAAGTGGAACGCTCGGCTTGCCCGACCTGCGGTTCGTGCTCGGGCATGTTCACGGCCAATTCGATGAACTGCCTGACGGAAGCACTGGGCCTTTCGCTGCCGGGCAACGGCACGGTGGTCGCGACGCACGCGGACCGCGAGCAGCTGTTCAGGCGCGCGGGCCGCCGTGTGGTCGAACTGGCGCGCCAGTACTACGAGAACGAAGACGCGCGCGTCCTGCCGCGTTCGGTCGGCTTCAAGGCGTTCGAGAACGCGATGACGCTCGACATCGCGATGGGCGGCTCGACCAATACGATCCTGCACCTGCTCGCCATCGCGCGTGAGGCGGAGATCGACTTCACGATGACGGACATCGACCGTCTGTCGCGCATCGTGCCGCAGCTCTGCAAGGTGGCGCCCAACACGAACAAGTACCACATCGAAGACGTGCATCGCGCGGGCGGCATCATGGCCATCCTCGGCGAACTGGACCGCGCGGGCAAGCTGCACACCGACGTGCCGACCGTGCACGCGGCGACGCTCAAGGATGCGCTGAGCCAGTGGGACATCGCGCTCACCGACGACGAAGCCGTCAAGACGTTCTATATGGCGGGTCCTGCTGGCATTCCGACGCAGGTCGCGTTCAGCCAGAACACGCGCTGGCCGAGTCTGGATCTGGACCGTGCGGAGGGCTGCATTCGTTCGTACGAGCATGCGTTTTCGAAGGAAGGCGGCTTGGCCGTTCTGACGGGCAACATTGCGCGCGACGGTTGCGTGGTGAAAACGGCGGGTGTGGACGAGAGCATTCTCGTGTTCGAAGGTTCGGCGCATGTGACGGAGTCGCAGGATGAGGCAGTGGAGAACATCCTCAACGACAAGGTCAAGGCGGGCGATATCGTGATCGTGCGTTACGAAGGGCCCAAGGGTGGTCCCGGCATGCAGGAGATGCTGTACCCGACGAGCTATATCAAGTCGAAGGGGCTCGGCAAGGCCTGCGCGCTGTTGACGGACGGGCGCTTTTCGGGCGGCACGTCGGGGCTGTCGATTGGGCACTGTTCGCCGGAAGCGGCGGCGGGTGGCGCAATCGGGCTCGTGCGTGATGGCGATCGCATTCGTATCGATATTCCGAACCGTACGATCGACGTGCTGCTGTCGGATGAAGAACTCGCGCGTCGCCGCGAGGAGCAGAATGCGAAGGGCTGGAAGCCAGCCAAGCCGCGTCCGCGGAAGGTGTCAGCTGCGCTGAAGGCCTATGCGAAGCTGGTGATGTCGGCGGACAAGGGCGCGGTGAGGGATTTGTCGTTGCTGGAGGATTGA
- a CDS encoding alpha/beta fold hydrolase, translated as MSDQINTRRRRLLGTTVAGIGLLELGLSGLANAQTSVKTGGRAASFDTIKQINAGTLNIGYAEAGPQNGPVAILLHGWPYDIYSFAEVTPLLVAAGYRVIVPYLRGYGSTRFLSADTPRNGQQAVIAVDIIALMDALKIDKAVLGGFDWGARTVDIIAALWPERVKALVSVSGYLIGSQQANRAPLPPKAEFAWWYQFYFATERGYAGYDANRHDFNKLIWQLASPKWNFDDATFDRTAESFANPDHVAIVIDNYRWRLGLSRGEAKYDELEKRLAAAPTISVPTITMEGDSNGAPHPDPSAYAKKFTGKYAHRNIGGGVGHNLPQEAPKAFADAIIDVARF; from the coding sequence ATGTCGGATCAGATCAACACTCGGCGCCGCCGCCTGCTCGGGACGACCGTTGCAGGCATCGGCCTGCTGGAACTGGGCTTGAGCGGACTCGCCAATGCACAGACCAGCGTCAAGACGGGCGGACGTGCCGCTTCGTTCGACACGATCAAGCAGATCAATGCGGGCACGCTGAACATCGGCTACGCGGAAGCGGGCCCGCAGAACGGCCCGGTTGCGATTCTGCTGCACGGCTGGCCGTACGACATCTACAGCTTTGCCGAAGTCACACCGTTGCTGGTCGCCGCCGGTTATCGGGTGATCGTGCCGTATCTGCGCGGCTACGGCAGCACGCGCTTTCTGTCCGCGGATACGCCGCGCAACGGCCAGCAAGCCGTGATCGCCGTCGACATCATCGCGCTGATGGATGCGCTGAAAATCGACAAGGCCGTGCTGGGCGGGTTCGACTGGGGCGCGCGCACGGTGGACATCATCGCCGCGCTGTGGCCGGAGCGTGTCAAGGCGCTGGTGTCGGTGAGCGGTTATCTGATCGGCAGCCAGCAGGCGAACCGCGCGCCGCTGCCGCCGAAGGCGGAGTTTGCGTGGTGGTATCAGTTCTACTTCGCGACGGAGCGCGGTTATGCGGGCTACGACGCGAACCGCCACGACTTCAACAAGCTGATCTGGCAACTCGCCTCGCCGAAGTGGAATTTCGACGACGCGACGTTCGATCGCACGGCCGAGTCGTTCGCCAACCCGGACCACGTTGCTATCGTGATCGACAACTATCGCTGGCGTCTCGGCCTGTCGCGCGGCGAGGCGAAATACGACGAACTGGAAAAGCGCCTCGCGGCGGCGCCGACCATTTCGGTGCCGACCATCACGATGGAAGGCGACTCGAACGGCGCGCCGCATCCGGACCCGTCGGCGTACGCGAAGAAGTTCACGGGCAAGTACGCGCACCGGAACATCGGCGGCGGCGTCGGGCACAACCTGCCGCAGGAAGCGCCGAAGGCGTTCGCCGACGCGATCATCGACGTGGCGCGTTTCTGA
- a CDS encoding cupin domain-containing protein: MYKACFAAVALSSAIVSTGLHAETIKPVKVSKAELAGAIFNRNDAVKKDDGGHRSTDVVTFTSPDNAYQTGVYKSGPLHEDIKGPQGLPYSEFLYFLSGSVKLTSSDGSVMVVNTGEAVTLPKGWTGQFDTQGYTKLYVTYDADEAKKQ, encoded by the coding sequence GTGTACAAGGCATGTTTCGCTGCAGTGGCATTGAGCAGTGCAATCGTATCGACGGGTTTGCATGCGGAAACCATCAAACCCGTCAAGGTTTCGAAAGCCGAACTGGCCGGCGCGATATTCAACCGCAACGACGCGGTGAAGAAGGATGACGGCGGTCATCGAAGTACCGACGTGGTCACTTTCACGTCGCCGGATAACGCGTATCAGACAGGCGTCTATAAATCGGGTCCGTTGCACGAGGACATCAAAGGCCCGCAAGGCCTGCCGTATAGCGAGTTTCTTTATTTTCTTTCCGGCAGCGTGAAGCTGACCTCGTCGGACGGTTCGGTGATGGTCGTGAATACGGGCGAAGCCGTCACGCTGCCGAAAGGATGGACGGGACAGTTCGACACGCAGGGCTACACCAAGCTGTACGTCACCTACGATGCAGACGAAGCGAAGAAGCAGTAA
- a CDS encoding IS256 family transposase: MPMKKKRTVASQAAARGPLPELPKALLDELVKGPMTPTEVQDLMLAFNKAIIERAMGAEMNLHLGYPPGESKPAGQANERNGASRKTVITDRGVVRVELPRDRDGSFEPILIPKHERRFTGFDERIIAMYARGMSVREIQAFLAESYGTEVSPDFISSVTDEVMAETLAWQNRPLETMYPVVFFDALRVKIRDDGVVSNKAVYLALGIQADGQRDVLGLWIEQTEGAKFWLKVFNELKTRGCQDILIAVVDGLKGLTDAIGAAYPKTAVQTCIVHLIRNSLEYAGWKDRKAVAQALRPIYAAASEEAAKQALQAFADGPWGAKYPTIVQSWQRAWEHVTPFFVFPPEIRRVVYTTNAIESLNMQLRKIIKTRGHFPNDEAAIKLLWLALRNVLAKNVRSAFDWKSAMNQFAILFGDRFTQARG; the protein is encoded by the coding sequence ATGCCAATGAAGAAGAAACGCACGGTGGCGTCTCAGGCAGCGGCCCGAGGGCCGCTGCCTGAACTGCCCAAAGCACTGCTGGACGAGCTGGTCAAGGGGCCGATGACGCCGACCGAGGTGCAGGATCTGATGCTGGCGTTTAACAAGGCGATTATCGAACGCGCGATGGGTGCGGAGATGAATCTGCATCTGGGGTATCCACCGGGCGAATCCAAACCCGCTGGCCAGGCCAACGAGCGCAACGGCGCCAGCCGCAAGACGGTCATCACCGATCGTGGCGTCGTCCGGGTCGAGTTGCCGCGCGACCGCGACGGCAGCTTCGAGCCGATCCTGATCCCCAAACACGAACGCCGCTTCACCGGCTTTGACGAGCGCATCATCGCGATGTACGCGCGTGGCATGAGCGTGCGCGAGATCCAGGCCTTTCTGGCCGAGAGCTACGGCACCGAGGTGTCGCCCGATTTCATCAGCTCGGTCACCGACGAGGTGATGGCCGAAACGCTGGCCTGGCAGAACCGTCCGCTCGAGACGATGTATCCGGTGGTCTTCTTCGACGCGTTGCGGGTCAAGATCCGCGATGACGGTGTGGTCAGCAACAAGGCGGTGTATCTGGCTCTGGGCATTCAGGCGGACGGCCAGCGCGATGTGCTGGGCCTGTGGATTGAGCAGACCGAGGGCGCGAAGTTCTGGCTCAAGGTGTTCAACGAACTCAAGACCCGCGGCTGCCAGGACATCCTGATTGCGGTCGTTGACGGCCTGAAGGGGCTGACCGACGCGATCGGCGCAGCTTACCCGAAGACGGCGGTGCAGACCTGCATCGTGCATCTGATCCGCAACAGCCTGGAATACGCTGGCTGGAAGGACCGCAAGGCTGTCGCCCAGGCGCTGCGTCCGATCTACGCAGCTGCCAGCGAAGAGGCAGCGAAGCAGGCTCTGCAGGCCTTTGCTGATGGGCCATGGGGCGCGAAATACCCGACTATCGTGCAGTCCTGGCAGCGCGCCTGGGAGCACGTCACGCCGTTCTTCGTGTTTCCACCCGAGATCCGGCGGGTCGTGTACACCACGAACGCCATTGAGAGTCTGAACATGCAGTTGCGCAAGATCATCAAGACCCGCGGTCACTTCCCCAATGACGAGGCTGCAATCAAGCTACTCTGGCTGGCATTGCGCAACGTCCTGGCCAAAAACGTGCGCTCAGCCTTCGACTGGAAGTCAGCCATGAACCAGTTTGCTATTCTGTTTGGCGATCGATTTACGCAGGCGCGCGGCTAA
- a CDS encoding cytochrome P460 family protein gives MRPKRAIRTAYVVLSTALLPGAVSADQAIAESAKPAAATKAASPIYGVTIPDGYRKWQMIAPAEEAAPLDELRVVLGNPAAIKAIESSTLPYPDGTILVKLAYKRKQSPDFESATVPGQATTVQVMVKDSRRYASTGGWGFGRFINGQPADLAQHQTCFACHAAKVKDRDYVFTRYAP, from the coding sequence ATGCGACCAAAGCGAGCCATCCGGACCGCGTATGTCGTCCTCAGCACGGCGCTGCTGCCCGGCGCCGTGTCGGCGGATCAGGCGATTGCCGAATCCGCCAAACCCGCCGCTGCAACCAAAGCGGCATCGCCGATTTACGGTGTCACGATTCCCGACGGATACCGCAAGTGGCAGATGATCGCGCCCGCCGAGGAAGCCGCGCCGCTCGACGAGCTGCGCGTCGTGCTGGGCAACCCCGCTGCGATCAAGGCGATCGAAAGCTCGACACTGCCGTATCCGGACGGCACGATCCTCGTGAAGCTCGCGTACAAGCGCAAGCAGTCGCCCGATTTCGAGTCCGCGACCGTGCCGGGCCAGGCGACCACGGTGCAGGTAATGGTGAAGGACTCGCGGCGCTATGCATCGACGGGCGGCTGGGGGTTCGGGCGCTTCATCAACGGACAGCCCGCCGATCTCGCGCAGCATCAGACCTGCTTCGCCTGTCACGCGGCGAAGGTGAAGGACCGCGACTACGTCTTCACGCGGTACGCGCCGTAA
- a CDS encoding AraC family transcriptional regulator, with the protein MHFDTHEMTFDTVPGAGERWSDIMLNSRGLRCAFDPLQSIDSTVKSWTLGEVGVSLADLSTQTLSPVGEECPSWQGGWLFVKLVTEGHVHVQSRGLVERFEAGSMFIIDPVYPFVEVFPERAGMTVLRVPKARLRERGVHRSSAGPLVGDARSPDVRATRDLIQCIARQSTAPSVVAQNMMGEQLLELIEFAMIDPGARSKRRCPEALVHQAKRYIENHLGEAGLDVAAIANGVHVSSQHLQRLFRAKGMSLMRYLWQARLERAALLLRTRGAHDGSIQEIAWQCGFTTAAHFSRLFKRQYGVSPSDFRFAGNQS; encoded by the coding sequence ATGCACTTCGACACGCACGAGATGACTTTCGACACCGTTCCGGGCGCAGGCGAACGATGGTCGGACATCATGTTGAACAGCCGCGGCTTGAGATGCGCATTCGATCCACTGCAGTCGATCGACTCGACCGTCAAGAGCTGGACCCTGGGTGAAGTCGGCGTGTCGCTGGCCGACCTGTCCACGCAAACGCTGTCGCCCGTCGGCGAGGAATGTCCGTCGTGGCAAGGCGGCTGGCTGTTCGTGAAGCTCGTGACGGAGGGCCATGTGCATGTGCAATCGCGCGGTCTCGTCGAGCGCTTCGAGGCGGGCAGCATGTTCATCATCGACCCCGTCTATCCGTTTGTCGAAGTATTCCCGGAGCGCGCGGGAATGACGGTGCTGCGGGTGCCGAAAGCGCGTTTGCGCGAGCGTGGCGTGCATCGGTCGAGTGCGGGGCCGCTGGTGGGCGATGCGCGGTCGCCCGATGTCCGCGCGACCCGCGATCTCATTCAGTGCATTGCGCGGCAATCCACCGCGCCGAGCGTCGTCGCGCAAAACATGATGGGCGAGCAATTGCTCGAACTCATCGAGTTCGCGATGATCGATCCCGGCGCACGGTCGAAGCGACGCTGCCCCGAAGCGTTGGTCCATCAGGCGAAGCGTTACATCGAAAACCATCTCGGTGAGGCTGGGCTGGACGTCGCTGCGATTGCGAATGGCGTGCATGTTTCTTCGCAACACTTGCAGCGCCTGTTCCGTGCAAAGGGCATGTCGCTGATGCGGTATCTGTGGCAGGCGCGGCTCGAGCGCGCGGCGCTATTGCTGCGAACGCGCGGCGCGCACGACGGTTCGATTCAGGAAATTGCGTGGCAATGCGGATTCACCACGGCAGCGCATTTCAGCCGCCTGTTCAAGCGGCAATACGGCGTGTCGCCATCGGATTTTCGCTTTGCGGGCAATCAGTCGTAA